The Frankiaceae bacterium genomic interval GTCGCGACCTCCTCGGCCGTCAGGTCGGCACCGAGCAGCCGCGGCGCGAGGTGCGCGGTGATGACGGCGTGCGCGCCCGCGACGTACTCCGACGAGTAGACCGGCTCCTCCAGCGCGACGCACTCGGCCCAGCCCTCGGCGCCGTCGGCGAGGACGTGCACGAGGAGGACCTCGCGCGTCGTCTGCGTGCCGAAGGACGTACGGAACGGCGCCACCAGCGGCAGGCGCACCCGCCGCAGCTCGACCGCCGAGATGCGCACGGTCCCAGCGTGCCAGACGCGGTCAGGCGACGCGGATCACGACGTTGCCGGTCTTCTGCCCGGTCTCGACGTAGCGCGTGGCCTCGACGATCTCGTCGAGGCCGTACGTCCTGTCGATGACCGGCCTGTACCTCCCCGCCTCGACCAGATCCCGCACGAGCAGCAGGTCGTCCTTGCGGTAGCTGCCGATGCCGAGCGCTGCGCGCCTGCTGCCCACGAGCTTCGTGACGAGCATGAGCAACGGCACGTGGTAGCCGACCCCGAGGTCGCAGGTGACGTAGACCCCGCCGCTGTCGAGGGAGCGGCGGCAGCGGCGGAACGAGTGCTTGCCGACGGCGTCGAAGATGACGTCGTACGTCTCGCCGTTCCTCGTGAAGTCCTCGGTGAGCCGGTCGATCACCTTGCCCGCGCCGAGCGACCGGACGACGTCGGCGTCCTTGCCGTCGCACACCGCGGTCACCTCGACGCCGAAGTGGTGCGCGAGCAGCTGGACGGCGGCGGTGCCGATCGACCCGGCGGCGCCGTAGACGAGGACGTTCTTGCCCGTCAGCGGGTACGCCGGGCGCAGGCAGGTCAGCGCGAGCAGCGCGCCGTCGGGGACTGCCGCCGCCTCCTCGAACGTGAGCCCGGCCGGCTTGCGCGCGACGACCTCGGACTCGCGGACGACGAGGTACTCGGCGTTGGCGCCGTTCTCGACACCGAAGACCTCGTCGCCGGCGGCGAACTCCGTCACGGCCGCGCCGGTCTCCTCGACGACGCCCGCGAACTCCATGCCGGCGACCGTGTGCTTCGGCCTGCGCAGCCCCGTGATGAGCCGCGTGAACGGGTACTCCGCGCCGCGCAGGCCCGTGTCGCTGCGGGTCACCGTCGAGGCGTGCACGCGGACGAGCAGCTCGTCGTCCTTCGCTACGGGACGCTCGACGTCGGCGACGCGCAGCACCTCGGGCGGGCCGTACCTGTCCTGGACGACTGCGCGCATGGCGCTTCCTCTCAACGGTTCCGCTGGATGGGGGCGCCGTGCTTCCACGCGCGCCCGGCGCGGTAGAGCTCCGCGGGCCGGCCGCCGCCGGGGCCAGGGCGTGCCGTACGTCCCGTCGGGACGACCCAGCCGTCGTCGGAGACGAGGCTGCGGCGGAAGTTCGCGGCGTCGAGCTGCACGCCCCAGATGGCCTCGTAGACGGTGCGCAGCTCGGCCATCGTGAACGTCGTCCCGACGAACGCCGTCGCGATGCCCGACACCTCGAGCTCGACGCGGACCCGCTCGACCGCGTCGCGGACGATCGCGAGGTGGTCGAACGCCAGCTCGACGCGCTGCTCCAGCACGTCGGAGACGGGGACGAGGGCCGCGGCCGCGGCGTCGGTGCCGGCGACGAGCGTGCCGACGTCGCGGAGGACGGCGAGGTAGGCGACCGTGACGACGTTCATGCGCGGGTCGCGGCCGGGGTCGCCGTACGCGCCGAACTGCGTGAGCAGGCTCGCCGCGTCCACCCCGGTCTCCTCGGCGAGCTCGCGCCGCGCCGCGGTGTCCAGCGTCTCCTCCGGGCGCTTGAAGCCGCCGGGCACCGCCCACATGCTCTTGAACGGCTCCTCGCCGCGACGGACGAGCAGCACGTGGAGCGCGCCCTCGGTCATCGTGAGGATGACGACGTCGACCGTGACGGCGAAGGCAGGGAACGCGCTCGGGTCGTAGCCGGGCGGGACCTTCGCCGCGCGAGTTCTGGTCGCCATGACTCGTACGGTGACACAGAGTTCTGGTCACGTCTACCAAAACTGCGATTTCGCGGACACCGGGCCCTGGGAGGGGCAGACTTCCGCTGTGCGGCAGCGGACGCCGCGCCGTACCCAGGGGTGGGGCATATGACCGCGATCCGGACCGTCGGGCGCGCCGCCGTGCCGTTGCTCGCGGCGGCCCAGCTCCTCGTCGTCGCACCCCCACCGGCGCACGCGGGAGCGGTGCCGTGGCGGTTCACGACGAAGGTCACGGCGACGTTCAACGTCGCCGCCTCGACGATCGGCACCGGCGTCGTCGAGTGCCCCGCGTCGTACGTGCCCATCGGCGGCGGCCTGCAGACCGTCGGCACGGTGGGGTCCGCGCTGGCACCGGAGTACGAGCGCGTCGCGGAGTACTGGGACCGTGCGCGCGGCTACCGGGTCCTGCTGCACAACTACTTCACCAGTGCGGCCATCTCCGGGATCATCGCGGTGTCCTGCGCCCTCGAGGCGCACGTCGGGACCTTGGAGGTCGCGTCGGCCGACTTCGCGCGCAGCGGCACGTTCGCCGGTGGCACCGTGACGTGCACCACGGGCAAGGTCGCGATCGGCGGCGGCGCCGACTGGAACACCGGCGGCGTCAACACCCGCAGGATCGACTTCACCTCGCCCACGCCCGACGGCACGGGCTTCTACGCCACCGGCGAGAGTCCGGTCGCGGTGTCGCTGCACGTCGAGGCGTACTGCGTGCCCGCCGCGGACATCGGCGTGAGCCCGAACGTCTGGCGGCAGGACTACGCCGGGGCGACCGACGCGTTCGGCTCGCACCAGTGCACCTCGGGGAGGCACGTCGGCGCGGCGGGCGTCATGGGGTCCGCGGCCGGAACGAACGACCCGGACCCGTTCACGTACCGCGGCCACAGCCACTACTCGTACCCGTCGACGGCGTCGTCGTGGAGCTCGAAGTCGCGCGTGGAGGCGGGGACGCGGCTGACCTCCGTGACGTGGTGCCTGCCCGCGAGCGTGCCGGTCGTCACCATCACCCAGCAGCCCGTGGCGAACACGACGGACCCGACCCCGACGTTCACGTACACCGCCACCGATCCGGCGGGCGAGGCGATGCAGACGCACTGCTTCGTCGACGAGGGCGTCTACTCGTACGAGGACTGCCCCAACGGGTCTCCGTTCACCTTCCAGACGCTGCCCGACGGGACGCACACGTTCGTCGTGTCGGTCATCAACGTGTCGGGGCAGCGCACGGAGAAGTCGTACACATGGACCGTCGACACCACACCGCCGACCGCGACCGGACCGGCCGCCGGCGCGTCGGTCAGCGGGCCGCTCACCGTGACGTTCTCCGAGGCGGTGACGGGAGTGAGCACGTCGTCGGTGCAGGTGCGCGTCGCCGGGCAGACCGCGACCGTGCCGGGGACGGTGACGTCGCAGGCCGGCGGCACCAAGGCGGCGTTCGTGCCGTCGTCGCCGCTCGTGCCAGGGGAGACGTACGCCGTGACCGTCACCTCGGCGATCAAGGACCTCGCCGGCAACGCGCTGACAGCCAACCTCTTCCTCGTCCGCACGTCGGGCGTCGTGCAGAACACGTCGGCCGCGCTGAGGGAGTTCTGGGACAGCGACAGCAGCGCGTCGGCGAGCGGCGGGTCGTACGCCGTGTCCAACGCTGCCGGCAGCAGCGCCACGTGGCGCGTGACCGCGACGTCGGGCCAGACCGCCGCGCTGTACGGCACGCGGATGCCGTCCGGCGGCTACGGCGAGGTCTGGGTCGACGGCGTCAAGAAGTCGACGGTGTCGTTCTACCGCTCGGCGACGGCGTACAAGGTGAAGCTGTTCACGACGCCCCCGCTCTCGGCGGGCACGCACACGATCCAGGTGCGCGCGCTCGGCACGCGTCCGTCCGCGGCGAGCGGTGCGTACGTCGCCCCCGACTACCTGCAGGTCGGGTTGTCCGTGTTGCAGGAAACCGCTGCGCGCCAGGCGTTCCGGCGCGTCTCCGCCGCCTCCGCGTCCGGTGGCTCGTACGACGTCGTCACCCACAAGACGAGCGGCGACACGGGCGGGACGCCGTCGTACTCGCTGACGTTCAAGGGCACCGGCGTGCGGCTGTACGTCACGCGGTGGCCCGGCGCGGGCCCCGCTCGGATCTACGTGGACGGCGTGCTGAAGAAGACCGTCACGCTGACGAGCGCGTCCACGCTGTACAAGCAGGCGGCGTACGGCGTCACCGGGCTCTCCGACGGGCGGCACACCATCAAGGTCGTGTGCGTGGGGACGTCGAGCGGGTCGGCCTCGGGCGTCGCGGTGGACTACCTTTCGGTCACCTGACCGAAGGGGCGCGCGTGGGCTCGACGGTGCTGTACATGTCGATGACGCTCGACGGGTTCATCGCCGGGCCCGACGAGGGCCCGGACAACGGACTCGGCGACGGCGGCGAACGGCTGCACGAGTGGGTGTTCCCGGATGCCGAGGGAGGCGACTTCGAGGCGGCGGTCGCGCGGCTGCGCGGCGTCAACCGTCAGGTCTACGACGAGTTCATGTCGACCGGCGCGGTGCTCTGCGGGCGAGGGACGTTCGAGCCGGCGCAGGGCTGGGGCGGCGACCACCACGACGGGGTGCCGCTCTACGTGCTGAGCCGCCACCCGGCGCCGTCATGGGCGCACTGGCCGACGGTGCACTACGTCAGCGACCTCGCGGACGCCGTACGCGACGCGAAGGCCGCCGCGGGTGACAAGGACGTGCTCGTCCACGGTGCGGCGATCGCGCAGCGCGCCCTGCTGGCCGGATTGCTCGACGAGATCCAGGTCCACCTCGTGCCGGTGCTCTTCGGCGAGGGCCGGCCGCTGTTCGAGCACCTCGGCGCCGGGCAGCGCGAGCTCGAGCGGACCAGGGTCCTCGAGGGCGAGGGCGGCGTCACGCACCTCCGGTACCGCGTACACCGCTGAAATCAGGGCGACGGCGGGCCTGACGGTCCGTACCCTGCCGGTTCTCATGGTCACGCCGTTCCCCGAGCTCGACGCCGTCCTCGCCGACATCGCCGAGGCGGCGCGCACGATCCTCGGCACGACGTACGTCGGCTGCTACCTGCAGGGCTCGTTCGCCCTCGGTGCCGGCGATGCCGAGAGCGACGCGGACTTCCTCGTCGTCACGACGGTGCCGCCCGCTGGCGACATCGAGGCCGGGCTGCGGCGGCTGCACGACGAGATCCCCACGCGCCCAGGCCACTGGAGCACCAACGTCGAGGGGTCGTACGCCGACCTCGCGTCGTTGCGCGACAACACGACCGTCGGGCAGCCGTGGCTCTACGTCGACCGCGGCCACCGCGAGATGACGTGGGACGACCACTGCAACACGCTGCACACCCGCTGGATCCTGCGGCACCACGGCATCGCGCTCGACGGTCCTCCGCCGGCGGACGTCGTCGCGGAGGTACCGGCGCAGGCGCTCCGCGACGCCGCGCGCGACGCGCTGCCCGGGACGCTCGACGGCATCACGGCGTGGGCGAACATGGACCACGCGTGGACGCAGCGGTACGTCGTGCAGACGCACTGCCGCGTGCTGTTCACGATGGTCACCGGACGGGTCGCGTCGAAGCCCGAGGCACTGCGGTGGGCGTACGACACGCTCGACCCGGTGTGGCGGCCGCTGCTGGCGCAGGTCATGGCGGACCGCCTCACGCCGTGGCTGCCGGTGGATCCGCCGCGGCCGGGGAGCATGGAGAGGTCATTGGCCTTTGCGGCCTACGCTGGGTCATGGGGGCTGTAGGAATCGATTCGTCAGGGGCTCAGCGCACGCGTCGCCATCCGCCGTGACGGCGATATCCGACGACTCCGCTTTACCACCACACCGTGACGCAGCCCTTGCCGCCCTGGCTGTTCCCGCCTGCCGTGGGTCGTCGTACGCACTCCCTGACGAGCTTTCCCGCCCGAGCGAAAGTGCTCAAGCAGAACGAACGGCTCCGAGGTGTTCATCCCTGGTGGCAACACGATCGACGGCACGCTGCCGGCGGGTGCCTACCGGCTCTACGTCGTCACCGACGGGGCGCCGGTCAGGGCGACGATCAAGCTGAGCGGTCTCGCCGGCGGCAGCAGGACGATCACTCCGCGGACGCCTGCGCGCGCGTCCGTGGTCGAGGCGAAGCCGACCGTCGCGGAGCCCGGCTCCGCGCCGCTCGTCTACGCCGCGGGCAGCACCCGCGGTGTCCCGGCGGGTGGCGGCATGAACATCACCGTCGTGTGGAAGGACCACCCGGCCAAGCCCGCCCCGAGCGCGACCGGCATCTGCCGGTACGTCGGCGTCGCACCGCCGGCCCCGGGCGCGGCACCGCCCGCGTATCACTGGCCGTGCCAGGGCGGGGGGCCTGACGTGACCGGAGGCCTCGCGGCCGAGCCCGCGCCGACGCCCGCCGGTCCAGGGCGGTACGTCAGCCTGTTCCACACGTCGTTCCTCTTGCCGCCGAACGACTACGGGTTCGGCGGCTTCTCCGACACACCTGGCCCAGTGACGTCGGCGCACGTCCACCAGCTGTGGCTGGACTTCTGACGACCCGGGTTGGAAGCCCCTAGCGGAGTGTCAGCACGCAGAACTCGTGGCCGTCCGGGTCGGCCAGCACGACCCAGTCGACCTCGCCCTGGCCGATGTCGGCGTGCGTCGCGCCGAGGGCGAGAAGACGGTCGACCTCCGCCTGCTGGTCGCCGTCCGGTACGAGGTCGACGTGCAGCCGGTACTTCCCGGTCTTCGGCGGGAGCGGTGGACCACCCCACGTGATCTTCGGACCGCCGTGCGGCGAGCGGATCGCGGTCTCCTCGCCCTGGTCCCAGACCAGCGGCCAGCCCAGCGCCGCGCTCCAGAAGTAGCCGGCGTCGCGCGAGCCGTCCGACGACACCGCGCCGATGAA includes:
- a CDS encoding NAD(P)-dependent alcohol dehydrogenase gives rise to the protein MRAVVQDRYGPPEVLRVADVERPVAKDDELLVRVHASTVTRSDTGLRGAEYPFTRLITGLRRPKHTVAGMEFAGVVEETGAAVTEFAAGDEVFGVENGANAEYLVVRESEVVARKPAGLTFEEAAAVPDGALLALTCLRPAYPLTGKNVLVYGAAGSIGTAAVQLLAHHFGVEVTAVCDGKDADVVRSLGAGKVIDRLTEDFTRNGETYDVIFDAVGKHSFRRCRRSLDSGGVYVTCDLGVGYHVPLLMLVTKLVGSRRAALGIGSYRKDDLLLVRDLVEAGRYRPVIDRTYGLDEIVEATRYVETGQKTGNVVIRVA
- a CDS encoding NUDIX domain-containing protein, encoding MATRTRAAKVPPGYDPSAFPAFAVTVDVVILTMTEGALHVLLVRRGEEPFKSMWAVPGGFKRPEETLDTAARRELAEETGVDAASLLTQFGAYGDPGRDPRMNVVTVAYLAVLRDVGTLVAGTDAAAAALVPVSDVLEQRVELAFDHLAIVRDAVERVRVELEVSGIATAFVGTTFTMAELRTVYEAIWGVQLDAANFRRSLVSDDGWVVPTGRTARPGPGGGRPAELYRAGRAWKHGAPIQRNR
- a CDS encoding Ig-like domain-containing protein encodes the protein MTAIRTVGRAAVPLLAAAQLLVVAPPPAHAGAVPWRFTTKVTATFNVAASTIGTGVVECPASYVPIGGGLQTVGTVGSALAPEYERVAEYWDRARGYRVLLHNYFTSAAISGIIAVSCALEAHVGTLEVASADFARSGTFAGGTVTCTTGKVAIGGGADWNTGGVNTRRIDFTSPTPDGTGFYATGESPVAVSLHVEAYCVPAADIGVSPNVWRQDYAGATDAFGSHQCTSGRHVGAAGVMGSAAGTNDPDPFTYRGHSHYSYPSTASSWSSKSRVEAGTRLTSVTWCLPASVPVVTITQQPVANTTDPTPTFTYTATDPAGEAMQTHCFVDEGVYSYEDCPNGSPFTFQTLPDGTHTFVVSVINVSGQRTEKSYTWTVDTTPPTATGPAAGASVSGPLTVTFSEAVTGVSTSSVQVRVAGQTATVPGTVTSQAGGTKAAFVPSSPLVPGETYAVTVTSAIKDLAGNALTANLFLVRTSGVVQNTSAALREFWDSDSSASASGGSYAVSNAAGSSATWRVTATSGQTAALYGTRMPSGGYGEVWVDGVKKSTVSFYRSATAYKVKLFTTPPLSAGTHTIQVRALGTRPSAASGAYVAPDYLQVGLSVLQETAARQAFRRVSAASASGGSYDVVTHKTSGDTGGTPSYSLTFKGTGVRLYVTRWPGAGPARIYVDGVLKKTVTLTSASTLYKQAAYGVTGLSDGRHTIKVVCVGTSSGSASGVAVDYLSVT
- a CDS encoding dihydrofolate reductase family protein; translated protein: MGSTVLYMSMTLDGFIAGPDEGPDNGLGDGGERLHEWVFPDAEGGDFEAAVARLRGVNRQVYDEFMSTGAVLCGRGTFEPAQGWGGDHHDGVPLYVLSRHPAPSWAHWPTVHYVSDLADAVRDAKAAAGDKDVLVHGAAIAQRALLAGLLDEIQVHLVPVLFGEGRPLFEHLGAGQRELERTRVLEGEGGVTHLRYRVHR
- a CDS encoding aminoglycoside adenylyltransferase domain-containing protein; this translates as MVTPFPELDAVLADIAEAARTILGTTYVGCYLQGSFALGAGDAESDADFLVVTTVPPAGDIEAGLRRLHDEIPTRPGHWSTNVEGSYADLASLRDNTTVGQPWLYVDRGHREMTWDDHCNTLHTRWILRHHGIALDGPPPADVVAEVPAQALRDAARDALPGTLDGITAWANMDHAWTQRYVVQTHCRVLFTMVTGRVASKPEALRWAYDTLDPVWRPLLAQVMADRLTPWLPVDPPRPGSMERSLAFAAYAGSWGL